The following proteins come from a genomic window of Synechococcus sp. UW69:
- a CDS encoding putative 2OG-Fe(II) oxygenase: MDVLDLFPRSILRGTLPDPLLQQLIDLSESVLANPDSSPDASAKLAGQLRQQRELRPDQPGVQDLSNNHLLPACDRWIRHVMDRQPPQGRGPWVPGRYRLQMIDLWLNCQTAGDYNPTHTHGGSFSGVIFLKVPPQINADSFDGQLCFHGPEDWHLQSFRTGMAHYVLPVPGEFYVFPAWQPHSVMPFRGEGERWSLAFNAMAAPGSAPTATQQPAQQQPLGNVSLSSQRPTAKGF; the protein is encoded by the coding sequence GTGGACGTTCTCGATCTGTTTCCACGCTCCATCCTTCGGGGCACCCTGCCGGACCCTTTGCTCCAGCAGCTGATTGATCTAAGCGAAAGCGTTCTCGCCAATCCTGATTCCAGCCCCGATGCATCAGCGAAGCTGGCCGGTCAACTGCGTCAGCAACGCGAACTGCGGCCGGACCAACCCGGCGTGCAGGACCTCAGCAACAACCACCTGCTGCCTGCCTGTGATCGTTGGATCCGCCATGTGATGGACCGTCAGCCTCCCCAAGGTCGCGGCCCCTGGGTTCCCGGTCGATATCGCTTGCAGATGATTGATCTCTGGCTCAATTGCCAGACCGCAGGCGATTACAACCCCACCCACACCCATGGCGGCAGCTTTTCCGGGGTGATCTTTCTAAAGGTGCCACCCCAGATCAATGCCGATAGTTTTGATGGCCAACTCTGCTTCCACGGTCCGGAAGACTGGCATCTGCAATCGTTCCGCACCGGAATGGCGCACTACGTGCTGCCCGTCCCCGGAGAGTTCTATGTGTTCCCGGCCTGGCAACCCCATTCGGTGATGCCCTTCCGTGGTGAAGGGGAGCGCTGGTCCCTCGCTTTCAATGCCATGGCAGCACCTGGTTCTGCACCAACCGCAACGCAACAGCCCGCCCAGCAGCAGCCCCTTGGCAACGTTTCCCTCTCGAGTCAGCGCCCCACCGCCAAGGGATTCTGA